In Streptomyces sp. DG2A-72, one genomic interval encodes:
- a CDS encoding phage tail domain-containing protein, with the protein MSGQQLQQPVFEVDGWAGNTVDDSGVEWWVTSEQGWAGTPPLRLTLTDRPERHGAFDAPSYRGSRVITLEGTAVVPGRAAREAAKDRLAAVLADGSTLTPLVVTEPHRTRRALVRLTAETKIVDRKSGFEFSLTMTAPDPLRYSFGLNSSTCPLPSSSGGVVFPLTFPLDFGSGSSGGRLLLENQGTVPTWPVWRIGGPCVQPVITNTATGEELAFELTLQEGEFLVIDTDARSVLLQGTASRRSALRPGSDWFPLRPGSTPVLFRARDYAPAARLTAEWRDAWL; encoded by the coding sequence ATGAGCGGGCAGCAGCTCCAGCAGCCGGTGTTCGAGGTGGACGGCTGGGCCGGGAACACCGTCGACGACTCCGGCGTCGAATGGTGGGTCACCAGCGAGCAGGGCTGGGCCGGCACCCCGCCCCTCCGGCTCACCCTGACCGACCGGCCCGAGCGGCACGGCGCGTTCGACGCCCCCTCCTACCGGGGCTCTCGCGTGATCACCCTGGAGGGCACCGCCGTCGTCCCCGGCCGGGCGGCCCGCGAAGCGGCCAAGGACCGGCTGGCCGCCGTACTCGCCGACGGCAGTACGCTCACGCCGCTCGTCGTCACCGAACCGCACCGCACCCGGCGGGCGTTGGTCCGGCTCACCGCCGAGACGAAGATCGTCGACCGCAAGTCCGGCTTCGAGTTCTCCCTCACCATGACCGCGCCGGATCCGCTGCGGTACTCGTTCGGGCTCAACTCCAGTACCTGCCCGCTGCCCTCCTCCAGCGGTGGCGTCGTCTTTCCGCTCACCTTCCCCCTGGACTTCGGATCGGGCTCCTCCGGCGGCCGGCTGCTGCTGGAGAACCAGGGCACCGTCCCCACCTGGCCCGTCTGGCGGATCGGCGGGCCCTGTGTCCAGCCGGTGATCACCAACACCGCGACCGGTGAGGAACTCGCCTTCGAACTCACCCTCCAGGAAGGCGAGTTCCTGGTCATCGACACCGACGCGCGCTCGGTCCTCCTCCAGGGCACCGCCTCCCGCCGCTCCGCGCTGCGGCCCGGCTCGGACTGGTTCCCGCTGCGGCCGGGCTCGACGCCCGTGCTCTTCCGCGCCCGCGACTACGCCCCGGCCGCCCGGCTGACCGCCGAGTGGCGCGACGCCTGGCTCTGA